In Phaseolus vulgaris cultivar G19833 chromosome 7, P. vulgaris v2.0, whole genome shotgun sequence, the genomic stretch ATTATCTGTCTAATTCAATCATCCAAAGTGCAAGGAAgtttactaaaataatatattgtacAGATACAAATCAGTTCATGCTTGCATTCATGTTGCATTGGATGGAATAATGTCTTTCTCTTTTGCTTGTAAGAACTAAACAACTCATGGTGACTTGGAAGGTTTGTTCACATAGAGGGGTGCTCTCACTGAAGTTCCGAATTCAAGTAAACAAGCGAGCCAACACCTTTACACCAACAATATCTTCAAATGACTCCAAATGACAAGACTGTCAATCCCAAGTTTATGTCTGAAAGTCCAATTTCTTCACCACCAAAATACTTTTTGTCCCCAATGGTTTCTTCTAATACTTTCAACACTTTATGTAACTTCCTTTGTTGCCTTCTGAAACTCTTACTCCAACAGTCATAAAAAATGCATAAACGAAATACTCTGCAATTGGGGTTGCAAATATGGATATACATGAGAGAACAACAAGAGAGAATTAAAATCTAACTGTTTTACAAACAACCTTGTTACCATTTCTTCAGCAAAACTCACCTAAAACCGTGCCAGAATGCCCTTCATTTTTAACACCCATATGATCCTGTAAACGTATGGACTAGGCCAAATGCAAAATCAAaccaatttcaatttcattcttcagaataaataaaattcatgtTCCCTTGATTGAATACGGCTCCACCAACGGAGTAGATATTTTTACATTCCCTTATCCTACAAACCAATCTCACATTTTAGTGAaaacaaatatgtttttttcttttctgattaacgttaattaaaatatataaaaataaatttaaaaactaaaaattaatctATCCAATTCCATTATACAtatcttatttattattacCAGGTGGTTTGTGTGTAAGATTAACAATTATACCATAAAAACTACTTTACAAAATCActatatgatatttttaatttaattttcacaATTCCTATTAATGCTTTGGGTTgttaacacacacacacatatatatatatatatatatattatttttagaaatttgaatattatttttgttatatttgtatattttgatgtttttttttttataagattcaTGTCTTAATCGTATTATTATGATTCCTAAAATAAAGATATTCTAACATAACGAATAAAACAGATGACATTCTTTAATTTCTGCAAATCTTTTAAGagaactaaaaaataaaattatgttttttaaattttttagttatGTTTTCAGCCTATTAAAACTTTTAACAtgtaattttctttcttttctaccCTTCCACATCCACTATAAATGGGAGTAAATCTGCACACTACATAATTTAGGCAATTTCTTCTCATAATTTAGgcaatttcttcttgcaccatATCATTCATGATAACCCGacgtaaaatttaaaatttaatattgtctttgatttcatttttcttatggATGTACAAATCTGGAAGTGCTTTTTATACATTCCAGATTTCAAAATGTGGAAGgtcatttttgtattttatttaagtttctGAATGGTCATATCCAGAAGTGAGTTATTAGTTTCGGATTTTCATATCTGGAATGATGTGCTGTAAATGGTGTTGAGAATTGAGGTCCAACTCATTTATGTTTGCTTACGGATCTTGACATCCGAAAGATCATTTATATTGTTCAAGTAAGTTTTTGGATGGTGAAATCCGAAAGTAACATATTAGTTATGGATTTGTATATCTAAAACTTTGTGTTATGACTTTCGGATATGAATATCTAAATGACAaatttttaatcattaaaaataaaatggatATTTTATGTGAGTGTATTGGGCTATAAGTCTCAATTGGTAGAGAGAGAATCAGCCAAAATTCACTAACTTTTACCTatccattttctttttcttcatttttcctgcCATTGAAGCATCATGCCAACTTTTTCTCATAAGTCAGTAATCTCAGCTAAGGAATTAGGGTCATTAGCTTAGGATAAAGATTTAATTGTCGAGAGAAATTAAATAGGACATAAGAGATACTTTcgcaaacaaaaaaaaaagagataaacTTGAATCATCTTTTTTAATCATGAATGCTAATCTGAAAAGAAATAAAGttcttatcatttttaaaattattgtttataaCAACGAGGTACATGCCatcaaaacaaagaagaaaataaaaaaagaaataactaaaccctaaactaaATGATCAAAGGAAAATAGCAACTATTATTTGTTTCAGAATATTCTAACAGTGACATAATGCATATATTTAAGTAAAGAAAAAACATAGATTtattgaaaagaaagaaaggaagaaaTCAGGCATGTCTGGTAGCACCCCAGTGGTAGTAGAATTCCAGAGTCTGAGTTTCATAAAGAGTTGTAAGGTAAATACCATCATCCCTAACTCTCCAAAGGCAATTCTTCCAATGGCACTTTTCAAAAAGACGTTCATCGTACCAAAACACATCAAATGAGGCACCACTGTCACAACcattgttgttcttcttcttcacgtGGCACCAAAATAGAGTGGAGTGTGAGAAATCTGTCCTAAAACTCCAAGTCAAATTCCCACCTTCAAAAACTTCATGGCTACCCAAATCATCATCTTTGGATTGGCAATGAACCAATAAGCTTTCATTGCTCAACTCATTCATAACGTATACATGCCACTTTATGAATCCTGGAAAAATGCTTGAGCCATTTGAAAGGGTTGGTGAGgccaaaaccaaaacaaaaaccaaCACCAAAACCAAAAGATAACCACTTTTCACTTGACCCATTTGTGTTGCTTTTCCTTAGGAGAGTTTGATCGGTTTGTAGTAATATATAAAGTTGCAGAATTTTCACTTTATATGCAAAGATTGAAGCGATGAGCATGATTCTTTTAGCATTTATGAAGTGGGATACTGGTTTATCAGAAAGGAAGATATAGCATGCTGCCGTTTAATTAGGAtaagaaaagttttttttttcttttctttttggaGGATGGTGTGGTTTCATTGTTTTAATGCATTAATGTATATTTACCGTTTCTAATTATTAGCTTATATGGAAGATTTTAATTACAGGAAGTTCTAAGAAAATAGAATATGTTATCCTCTAAAGTTTAGACGatctaaaaaaattgtttacttttagtattttaaattttgaaatacagaaaaaaaaagtgttcttATAAATTACAGTGACTGATAgcgaataaaaaaatatgcaagGGATAAAACGGTGTTTGAGAGAGTAATATATAAATGTAGAAcaattttaatagaaaaatagaatttaataataattattattattgtattaactttgttattgtatttgattttatttattttcagcTGTTGCTTTTACTTTTAAATCCAGCGAGttaaatattaactaaaattaagTTTAAGGATTACAATAGAGTGGTCCAAATAAGTTTAATATGTTGAGTTGGTCcccacacacacatatatatatatatatatatatatattttaaaaaataactaaaatttaagagaatttgaaataatattaacttattaaaaaattacatatcttaaaatttatatatcaaattgttatatctaatcattaaaattataattaaaattagttacgcttaaatttaaagatgtccactttattttattttttttatttcatttttaaaataaaactaatacgTGATGGCTCAACATAAGAGtccattaatattttaaattaaaagctGACAttagaaattttgttttaagttgGATAAAGTTAAACTCGGTAAATATATGTATCTACATTAATGTTAATAACgcaattttatacttttatatatatatatatatatatatatatatatatatatattacaagaaattggttttattttttattatttgccAAGTGAGCACTATACATCCGTTTTTGCTCTCATTATTTATAAGTGGTCTTAATATCGATTAagtaatttaactaatttatcaGTTAAACAGGACTTAGTTGCTACAGAACAAATTTAATGACTAATTTTGgttataaaaaaagttttttttaaaaagttacgacacaaatatttgtgaaaaatattacaaatatctttGATGATATCTGAGAGATAATTTTAACGTATTCTCTATATTTTGGAAAAtgtttaatgtaatttttttaagtaaatatgAGTAGAAAAATATAGGTATAAGTGTTAAGAAGTGggctttaagcttaactcaaccccataaaaccggctcatagggatgaggtttgcacccatttatatattatgaaatgtccttatttctagtcgatgtgagattttcaacaataagaaggaaaaattaaagaaagaaaaagatacGTATGATAAAAATGATACGATGAAATATATTCAAAAAAGTGGAAGAAAGGTAATGAAAAATACATAGAAAAGAATAAGTATACGATAATAagataacacaattttaataattataagttAATATTGTATATTACTATAagtattattttacatttttcttttatatagatttccaaaataataataattatggaTTAGGTGTTGAGGTAACTTGTATTCTGAAACTTACAAAGTACACCGTATGGATACTGATTCCTCCTCACGCATtagaaaatcaatttttttttcaactttaatttaCTACTAAATTTAGTGGTATTCTTGAAATTTCTGGTACCTTCTTAAATGGCACTGAAGCTTGAAAAAGAAACACTAGGATCAAATAGACATAGTTTTCATTGAAATCGCCCtataaacatttttatatatacttCTTCTTGTTGCTTCTCAAGTAGCTTTAGGTTTTATATGGAGTGTTTATAAGGAACATTACATAATGTAAGTGTTATCGACTAATAGTATGCTTAGAAACTTGTTGAGAAACAAGAAATCACGTTGGAATGTGGAAGTTATATTATTAGCTTCTTACTAAACGAGTAAAACATGAGGTTTGGAACGAAACATGCTATATATGATctttttttcaacaattttgcATGGTTATTCTGTTTTGGCAAACCTCTCAAATGAATGCAGGGTTCACTCAatgttcttttttctttcttatgttTACATCAATGAGTGGTCTGAGTATGGCCATGAGGATGATAAAAAGCTTAACACCTCTTATTTCTATTGCTTTTTCCATAATGAAAAATGAATCAAAAGAAAATATGCAATTGAACTtattttgtgtgtttttttaaAAGTCGTTCCTGTATTTGTCAATAGGTGGCTTATATGAGCAAAAGAAGTTAGCTGGTGTACCTTCTGATTCTCCAGTGTAAGTACTATCCATGTTAGGCTGTCAGGTATACAAATGTGAGGAGATGACAAAGTTTTCAGCAAAATATCATTGACATCTTtccttttaaaatgaaaaatttcaCATTCATGAGGTTATAGTTTTGCAGTGAAATTGTGCAGTCATTTTATGTGGTGTAGATACTCCAATTGAAAGCTTACTTTGTAAGCGGTGTGTTATAGTAAAAATAGCAGAAGAACTTAGGCATTTTCCCCTCATTGTAGAGATATATATCCCTACGCATAATACTGATAAAGGGAATATGGGACTGCCCCCACTTGATGACATGGATGGAAGAGTTCTTTAAAAGGactggtgttttttttttctacttttgaaGGTTGATTTCTCATAAAGAGTGCACCTCTCTACTTCTTCATTTCCTTTTCCTGGTTTTGTTTTCCTATAGTGGACATTCTATTAAACTTTTATGATttgttttttatgtattttcttAAGTTGATCTTATTATTACATGTTAAATATGATAGATAATTCTGCATTTATAGTGATTATATTTATCTTGTTAATTGTGTGGAGGTGGTTAATTCTGATATGACAGAATACAATGAAAAGTAGTTAGCTGTACTATTTGGTATTTGCAGTCAATATACCTATTGTCTTCATCAATTTTTGTGATTCATGACACCATTTCTATCTTTAAGACCATGAATATGAATATGTGATCTTCTTTCTTATATACTAAGGTTCATTCATATTCGATTTGAGACAAAGTTATACTTAGAATCCTAACACTTTCCAAGGTGTTTTCTATGAGTTTATTTTTTGTAACATATCTAGTACGCCAAAAGGCATAAACTGGTAAGCGTTATGTTAGCATTTAGGTTGAAACCACTAGAAAAACACAGTACAGTCATGTTAATGGTACGTAAAAAGAACTAGCATAAGTTGGTTATAGTAGATCAATCACATTCATTTTTAGGCCAATTTCAATAGTTGTAATGTGGCTATAAAGCGATGGCTCCAACAAAACTAGTTACTGGTTTCAATAAAATAAGAAGGTGGGTAGTGGAAGATTATGAGCAACTGCACGCAGAATGTAGTTCACA encodes the following:
- the LOC137829322 gene encoding S-protein homolog 1-like; amino-acid sequence: MGQVKSGYLLVLVLVFVLVLASPTLSNGSSIFPGFIKWHVYVMNELSNESLLVHCQSKDDDLGSHEVFEGGNLTWSFRTDFSHSTLFWCHVKKKNNNGCDSGASFDVFWYDERLFEKCHWKNCLWRVRDDGIYLTTLYETQTLEFYYHWGATRHA